Below is a genomic region from Candidatus Polarisedimenticolia bacterium.
CCTGAACTCGGTGCCGGGAGGCGAGTACCGCTACGCCACCCAGCCGTTGACGTCGAACGACATCTCGTTGCAGCTGGCCTTCCAGCTGGGCGCCATCCATTCGGTCGAGCTGGGAGGTTCGAGCACCCGGACGCAATTCGAGGAGTCTTCCACGTCGGATTTCTTCTCCGATTTCGAGTCGCAGCGCCTGTTCGCGCGCTACGTGCTGGACAGCGGAGCGGGAAATTCCCTCTATGGCTACTTCGACATCCAGGGGGTCCAGCAGGATCGGGCCTGGGCAGGCCAGCTGAAGAGCGAGTACGAGACCCGGTCGCTCGGAGCCGGCTACCGCCGGGCCACCTCGCGGGAGCTTTCCAGCGAAGTGAGGGTCTCCTATTCCCACACCGACTTCACGGAGGGCTTCGGCACGCCCTTTCGCGGCATCACGTTCGAGGGCGACCTCGCGGCGGCGCTGGCTTCGGGCAGCCTGATCCAGATCCGCTTCCGTCGGGCGCCTCAGGTATCGTTCTTCAACGTGAGCCCCTATTACGTCAACGAGGGGGGGGAGGTGGTCTACACGCATGCGCTGGGCCGGACGGTCGTCTTGGCAACCCTGGTTAATTTCCAGTACAACGTCTACTCGGAGACGGTGGTGGCGATCGACGGGATTTTCGACTATCTCGCCCCCAGCGAGGGGATGAGGCGCCGCGACAAGATCTGGACCGGCGCGCTCAACCTCACCTGGAAGCTGAGCCGGGCGGTCGACCTGACGGCCGGATACCGGTTCCAGAATTCGGACTCCAACATCGTGGCGCAAACGGCGGGAGTCCAGTACGCGGTCTACAGCTACGACAGTCACGGCATCATCCTGGCCACCATCATCGGCTGGCAATGAGGGGAAAGATTTGAGCAAGCAGGCGGTACGGGGACTCCGGATGCTGGCAGTCGCGGCGGCGTTGTGCTCCGCCATGGCTCAGGAGTCGCTCGCGGCCGATGCGCCGCGTGTCTCCGATCTGTCGGTCCGGCCGGATGGGGAAGGACGGTTCCGCCTGATCATGAGCATCACCGGCACGCCCGGCGCGCGCTGCCGTATTCTGGAGGGATCCGGCGCAGAGCTCCTGGTTCTCGACTTGAGCCCGGCGGAGTCGGGGCTCAAGGCCAGCTACGAGTTCAAGGAGACTCCGCTGGGGCCGATCCGGGTCACCTCGACCGACGGCCAGGATGCCAAAGGGGTGCGGGTGGAGGTGCCGCTGAGGGGTGCGGTGCTGAAGGGATGGAGCGTGACCACCGAAGGAATGGAGGTTCTCTTCAACGCTCCGGCCGCCAAAGCCGCCGTCGTCGCAGAAGGCTCGTCCTATCGCCTGGGGGAAGGCGACCGGGTGGAGCTCTCGGTCTTCGGACAGGATGATCTGAAGCAGACCCTCGAGGTCCGGGCCGACGGGACGGTCCTTTTTCCTCTCATCGGCGTCATGCCGGTGGCGGGGCGCACCCTCGCTTCAGTACGCGGGGAGGTGGAGACCCGGCTGAAGGAGTTCCTGGTCGGGCCCCAGGTGAGTCTCGACATCAAGGACTACCAGAGCCAGCCGGTGAACGTGGT
It encodes:
- a CDS encoding outer membrane beta-barrel protein, which produces MRKLKSGFRFPKCVRLLVWVLGVALGASQAGAQERLLPIRLGRIEFFPSLGISAAHEDNVEKLNEDDPLVGPVDSGIRALSPQLRFELPFTRSITKLIYRGDFRQYSADILKDLGGASHFLNLTGHFEVGRLMKIDVADSYVDGITGLLNSVPGGEYRYATQPLTSNDISLQLAFQLGAIHSVELGGSSTRTQFEESSTSDFFSDFESQRLFARYVLDSGAGNSLYGYFDIQGVQQDRAWAGQLKSEYETRSLGAGYRRATSRELSSEVRVSYSHTDFTEGFGTPFRGITFEGDLAAALASGSLIQIRFRRAPQVSFFNVSPYYVNEGGEVVYTHALGRTVVLATLVNFQYNVYSETVVAIDGIFDYLAPSEGMRRRDKIWTGALNLTWKLSRAVDLTAGYRFQNSDSNIVAQTAGVQYAVYSYDSHGIILATIIGWQ
- a CDS encoding polysaccharide biosynthesis/export family protein; this translates as MSKQAVRGLRMLAVAAALCSAMAQESLAADAPRVSDLSVRPDGEGRFRLIMSITGTPGARCRILEGSGAELLVLDLSPAESGLKASYEFKETPLGPIRVTSTDGQDAKGVRVEVPLRGAVLKGWSVTTEGMEVLFNAPAAKAAVVAEGSSYRLGEGDRVELSVFGQDDLKQTLEVRADGTVLFPLIGVMPVAGRTLASVRGEVETRLKEFLVGPQVSLDIKDYQSQPVNVVGEVEKPGTYYLKGPTTLMDIMAQSGWMTREAGNEIIITRHENGTDGETRQINIAKDDLLTGGSKFNPRLQAGDVITVGPQQFFYIRGEVAKPGQYPLVDRPTLMKAVSIAEGLTPYAKKKGIEVNRNVNGKQTKLVFDLKAIEERKAEDILLLPGDVVIVPRRLF